In a genomic window of Dyadobacter fermentans DSM 18053:
- a CDS encoding 3-hydroxyacyl-CoA dehydrogenase family protein, whose product MDEQSNVAAIPVGVVGLGLMGSSIVAALLISGHPVKAIAPIASDAENVHERIYTQLHYCQEAGLTDSVEDLKTKLEISQDYAVLAHCQVVIECVIEKLAVKSEVYTKITGVVSAECIIGSNTSALPISDLQHYVSNPGRFLGIHWAEPAFMTRFLEITCGKLTMPVFAERIFTLAHQWGKEPTLLKKDIRGFITNRLMYAVYREIFYQMESGNATREDLDKAFRYDAGSWMTLMGVFRRMDYLGLKDYAAALDHIFPQLSNAAGVPEMMQAMVAETARGIHNDRGLFPYAPGEGKQWDEAFTRFNLEIHSLAAKYSEEQVKGHLYKL is encoded by the coding sequence ATGGATGAACAATCGAATGTTGCGGCAATACCGGTGGGAGTGGTGGGCCTGGGATTGATGGGTAGCAGCATAGTTGCTGCGCTGCTGATTTCCGGACACCCGGTAAAGGCGATCGCTCCGATTGCTTCCGACGCAGAAAATGTACACGAAAGGATCTATACCCAACTTCATTATTGCCAGGAAGCAGGATTGACAGATTCGGTTGAAGATCTTAAAACGAAGCTCGAAATATCCCAGGATTATGCAGTACTGGCACACTGCCAGGTGGTAATCGAATGTGTGATCGAGAAGCTGGCCGTCAAATCGGAGGTTTACACCAAAATCACCGGCGTAGTCAGCGCCGAGTGCATCATCGGCAGTAATACATCTGCGCTGCCCATTAGTGACCTGCAACATTATGTTTCCAATCCAGGCCGCTTTCTGGGTATTCACTGGGCCGAACCAGCATTTATGACGCGTTTTCTGGAAATCACCTGCGGTAAGCTGACCATGCCCGTTTTCGCCGAGCGCATATTTACATTGGCTCACCAATGGGGCAAGGAACCCACCTTGCTCAAAAAAGATATACGCGGCTTCATCACCAACCGGCTGATGTATGCGGTGTATCGTGAAATATTTTATCAGATGGAGAGCGGGAATGCAACCCGGGAGGACCTTGACAAGGCATTTCGTTACGATGCAGGCTCCTGGATGACTTTAATGGGGGTGTTCAGGAGAATGGATTATCTGGGGCTGAAAGATTACGCTGCTGCCCTGGATCATATTTTCCCGCAGCTAAGCAACGCGGCTGGCGTACCCGAAATGATGCAGGCGATGGTGGCTGAAACAGCCCGGGGCATACACAATGACAGAGGACTATTCCCTTATGCACCCGGTGAGGGAAAGCAGTGGGACGAGGCATTTACCCGGTTTAATCTTGAAATACATAGCCTGGCTGCCAAGTATTCGGAAGAGCAGGTGAAAGGGCATTTATATAAATTATGA
- a CDS encoding RidA family protein, with protein sequence MKNIIHPDRDPAFATGAYSDGIVVDGFLFVSGQAAVDFKTSQFVLGTIEEETARTLENIAAIIRAAGASMENVVKCTAHLADIQDFDRYNAVYATYFPGIKPARTTVQSVLAENIKVEIDCIVKLPA encoded by the coding sequence ATGAAAAATATAATTCATCCCGACCGTGATCCTGCTTTCGCTACCGGTGCTTATTCCGACGGCATTGTGGTCGACGGGTTTCTCTTTGTGAGCGGTCAGGCTGCCGTGGATTTCAAAACCTCCCAGTTTGTACTCGGTACGATTGAAGAGGAGACTGCACGTACGCTGGAGAATATTGCAGCGATTATCCGTGCCGCCGGCGCCTCTATGGAGAATGTGGTCAAATGCACCGCCCACCTGGCCGACATACAGGATTTCGACAGGTATAATGCCGTTTATGCCACCTACTTCCCGGGCATAAAGCCTGCGCGTACAACCGTGCAGTCTGTTCTGGCAGAAAACATCAAAGTGGAAATTGATTGCATTGTAAAATTGCCAGCCTGA